One window of the Campylobacter showae CSUNSWCD genome contains the following:
- the rbfA gene encoding 30S ribosome-binding factor RbfA: MNPSEIKRLRTQSVLKELLPEALSTLEDELLRGLCVTDVECKKGRYDAFVYLDKMMFDEREQAYILDRLKRVSKHLQNHCMAAEGWYRAPNFHFKFDDRLEYQNHMDDLFEKISEDLNKNAKS; this comes from the coding sequence ATGAACCCCTCGGAGATAAAGCGCCTGCGCACGCAAAGCGTACTAAAAGAGCTACTACCCGAAGCCCTATCTACGCTTGAAGACGAGCTTTTACGCGGACTTTGCGTGACCGACGTCGAGTGTAAAAAAGGCAGGTACGACGCATTCGTATATCTTGATAAAATGATGTTTGACGAGCGCGAGCAGGCCTATATACTAGACCGCCTAAAGCGCGTATCAAAGCACCTGCAAAACCACTGCATGGCGGCTGAGGGCTGGTATAGAGCGCCGAATTTTCACTTTAAATTTGACGACAGGCTCGAGTATCAAAACCATATGGACGATTTGTTTGAAAAAATCTCAGAGGATCTAAACAAAAATGCAAAATCTTGA
- the thrB gene encoding homoserine kinase, giving the protein MQILVPATSANIGPGFDALGLALELHNTVEITRANFASVSILGEGKDNALLKKNNIFLSIFNEIYVKLTGKKDTFRMIFTNQIPFSRGLGSSSAVITSAIAAAYAAAGFKADKSVILNQALVYENHPDNIAPATLGGFVSSVVENGKVKSLKKPLSADIKAVVVIPNKPMSTKESRAKLPKNFTMSECVSNLSHAAFLTACFFSESYELLRTAAKDVMHEQIRMQNLPELFEVRKIAYENGALLSTLSGSGSSFLNIVYADDAANLKQKLQDKFKSFRVEIFDFDNDGIKILQS; this is encoded by the coding sequence TTGCAAATTTTAGTTCCAGCCACAAGCGCAAACATAGGTCCCGGCTTTGACGCCTTGGGTCTTGCCTTAGAGTTGCACAATACAGTCGAGATAACGAGGGCAAATTTCGCCTCAGTGAGCATTTTAGGCGAAGGTAAAGACAACGCGCTTCTTAAGAAAAACAACATTTTTTTATCTATTTTCAATGAAATTTACGTCAAACTAACGGGCAAAAAAGATACTTTTCGCATGATTTTTACCAATCAAATTCCCTTCTCTCGCGGCCTTGGTAGCTCCTCTGCGGTTATCACTTCAGCCATCGCGGCAGCTTACGCGGCGGCAGGTTTTAAGGCGGATAAAAGCGTTATTTTAAACCAAGCTCTAGTTTACGAAAACCACCCGGACAACATAGCTCCTGCGACGCTTGGTGGTTTTGTGAGCTCGGTCGTTGAAAACGGCAAGGTAAAATCTCTAAAAAAACCTTTAAGCGCCGATATAAAAGCCGTCGTCGTGATACCAAATAAGCCAATGAGCACGAAGGAATCGCGCGCCAAGCTACCTAAAAATTTCACGATGAGCGAGTGCGTTAGCAACCTCTCTCACGCCGCATTTCTCACGGCTTGTTTTTTTAGCGAAAGTTATGAGCTTTTAAGGACGGCGGCAAAAGACGTCATGCACGAACAAATCCGCATGCAAAACCTGCCAGAGCTCTTTGAAGTGCGCAAGATAGCCTACGAAAACGGCGCTCTTTTAAGCACGCTTTCAGGCAGCGGATCTAGCTTTTTAAACATCGTTTACGCGGACGATGCAGCAAATTTAAAACAAAAACTGCAAGATAAATTTAAAAGCTTTCGGGTTGAAATTTTTGATTTCGACAACGACGGGATAAAAATCCTACAAAGCTAA
- the rimP gene encoding ribosome maturation factor RimP, with protein sequence MQNLENLISQCGVQLYDVEVANENGRAIYRIYIAKPGGVNLDDCEKVSRLLSPIFDVEPPLSGDYVLEVSSPGLERKLEKPSHFISSVGELAKISAEVDGENKKLKGKILSVDDEEISFESEGQILKIKIANIKKAKTYIEW encoded by the coding sequence ATGCAAAATCTTGAAAATCTGATCTCGCAGTGCGGCGTGCAGCTCTATGACGTCGAGGTCGCGAACGAAAACGGCAGAGCGATTTATAGAATCTACATCGCAAAACCGGGCGGCGTAAATTTAGACGACTGCGAAAAGGTCTCGCGTTTGCTTTCGCCGATATTTGACGTCGAGCCGCCGCTTAGCGGAGACTACGTGCTAGAGGTTAGCTCGCCGGGCCTAGAGCGAAAGCTAGAAAAACCGAGCCATTTTATATCAAGCGTCGGCGAACTGGCTAAAATTTCAGCCGAAGTAGACGGCGAAAACAAAAAACTAAAAGGCAAAATTTTATCCGTCGATGATGAAGAAATCTCGTTTGAAAGCGAAGGTCAAATTTTAAAAATAAAAATCGCGAATATAAAAAAGGCAAAAACCTATATCGAGTGGTAA
- a CDS encoding glycoprotease family protein: MDEVLNDGKFNLKKIIYANGPGSFMGVKVAYVVLKTISIVKECEFYAVSGFELNGGAPIRANKNLSFVDTPDGVKLQKAEAGEFSLPQNLAVLNLNLDTLPNYVIQAV, encoded by the coding sequence ATGGACGAGGTTTTAAACGACGGCAAATTTAACCTAAAAAAAATCATCTACGCAAACGGCCCTGGTAGCTTTATGGGCGTAAAAGTCGCTTACGTTGTTTTAAAGACGATTAGTATAGTAAAAGAGTGCGAATTTTACGCAGTTAGCGGCTTTGAGCTTAACGGCGGCGCGCCGATACGGGCGAATAAAAATTTAAGTTTCGTAGATACGCCCGATGGCGTCAAACTGCAAAAAGCAGAGGCCGGCGAATTTAGCTTGCCGCAAAATTTAGCCGTTTTAAATCTAAATTTAGATACCCTACCAAATTACGTTATTCAAGCCGTTTAG
- a CDS encoding DUF448 domain-containing protein has product MAQKFIPIRTCVVCKKRFEQQILRRYRLINSSLFFGNGNGRSFYLCEECLKKDEKILRKSLGRVAGNFIATLQNEQNLKEILLNGDCSNFRDSK; this is encoded by the coding sequence ATGGCTCAAAAATTTATCCCTATCAGGACGTGCGTGGTCTGCAAAAAGCGCTTTGAGCAGCAAATTTTGCGTAGATACAGACTGATAAATTCCTCGCTATTTTTCGGAAACGGAAACGGACGCAGCTTTTATCTTTGCGAGGAATGTCTAAAAAAAGACGAGAAAATTTTAAGAAAATCGCTCGGAAGAGTCGCAGGCAACTTTATCGCGACGCTACAAAACGAGCAAAATTTAAAGGAGATACTCTTAAATGGGGACTGTTCGAATTTCAGAGATAGCAAATGA
- the infB gene encoding translation initiation factor IF-2: MGTVRISEIANELGYNSKEVLEKAIELGLKVKTHSSGVSPEEAAALYTYIQTGEIPEALKQKPEKKKPTVKKAEAKEGKEEKESKPKEAKKPSAAKEEKPLPKEKVETKNDEKSEKEQKIAAQKPAEKAPEPKAPTASKEEPKAQPADVEPAKPKESLADVSLQKRRGLVIVKKKKDEQPAPMASERKEPAPALNLENMFKFSDEKIERKKKKEKKPVIATKKDGATKMDLLGDRDMADIVIDDEDVVILPDFSVRTQTPEPQKIKQPANTGYKPVLNTSVSSFLEQGTARRPRKKHKKSQRADHNGEAVTYVEIPKEIRLYEFADKINKQPSEIIGKLFMLGMMTTKNDFLDEDAIEILADEFGIEVNIVDTQEAFDYVKAYDEEEEQLDDANLTVRAPVITIMGHVDHGKTSLLDYIRSSRVAAGEAGGITQHVGAYMVNKNGKNITFIDTPGHEAFTAMRARGAKITDIVIIVVAADDGVKPQTKEAVSHAKAAGVPIIIAINKMDKEAANPDKVKSELAELDILSTDWGGTYEFVPISAKMGTGIDDLLEIVLLQAEILELKANAKANAKAAIIESSQQKGRGPVATVIVENGTLRVGDIVVAGVAYGKIRTITDDQGKILKEIKPGECGVIMGLSEIPEAGETLISVKTDKEAREYAQKKAEYLRQKELSKTTKVSLEELSEKIAEGELKSLPVIVKADVGGSLEAIKASLEKLRNDEIKVNIIHSGVGGITQSDVELARASENSVILGFNIRPTGEVKEKAKESGVEIKTYNVIYNLIDDVKAILSGLMSPVIHEEQLGQAQVRQVINVPKVGAIAGCMVTEGTINRGAKIRLIRNGVVVHEGTVSSLKRFKDDVREVARGFECGVGIDGYNDIREGDYIESFKEVEEQASL, encoded by the coding sequence ATGGGGACTGTTCGAATTTCAGAGATAGCAAATGAGCTCGGCTACAATAGCAAAGAGGTTTTAGAAAAGGCTATTGAGCTTGGGCTAAAGGTCAAAACGCACTCAAGCGGCGTTAGTCCTGAAGAAGCGGCGGCGCTATACACCTACATCCAAACCGGCGAGATCCCCGAAGCTCTCAAGCAAAAACCCGAAAAGAAAAAACCGACCGTAAAAAAAGCGGAAGCCAAAGAGGGTAAAGAGGAAAAAGAAAGCAAGCCAAAAGAGGCTAAAAAACCAAGCGCTGCAAAAGAAGAAAAGCCTTTGCCCAAAGAAAAAGTAGAAACAAAAAATGACGAAAAATCTGAAAAAGAACAAAAAATAGCCGCTCAAAAACCTGCAGAAAAAGCGCCTGAGCCAAAAGCCCCAACAGCGTCTAAGGAGGAACCAAAAGCTCAACCTGCCGATGTCGAGCCAGCCAAACCAAAAGAGAGTTTAGCTGACGTTAGTTTACAAAAAAGGCGTGGCCTAGTCATCGTAAAAAAGAAAAAAGACGAGCAACCTGCGCCTATGGCGAGCGAGAGAAAAGAGCCTGCACCGGCGCTAAATTTGGAAAATATGTTTAAATTTAGCGACGAAAAGATCGAGCGCAAAAAGAAAAAAGAGAAAAAACCGGTCATAGCAACCAAAAAAGACGGCGCTACAAAGATGGATCTGCTCGGCGACCGCGATATGGCCGACATCGTCATAGACGATGAGGACGTGGTTATATTGCCTGATTTTTCCGTACGAACGCAAACTCCAGAACCTCAAAAAATAAAACAACCGGCAAATACGGGCTACAAACCGGTACTAAATACATCGGTAAGTTCATTTTTAGAGCAAGGTACTGCGCGCAGGCCTCGTAAAAAGCACAAAAAATCGCAACGCGCCGACCATAACGGCGAGGCGGTAACCTATGTCGAAATACCAAAAGAGATCCGCCTATACGAATTTGCCGACAAGATCAACAAGCAGCCTAGCGAAATCATCGGCAAGCTCTTTATGCTCGGCATGATGACGACTAAAAACGACTTCCTGGACGAGGATGCGATAGAGATTTTGGCTGATGAGTTTGGCATAGAGGTAAACATCGTCGATACGCAAGAAGCATTTGACTACGTTAAGGCTTACGACGAAGAAGAGGAGCAGCTAGACGATGCAAATTTAACCGTCCGCGCTCCTGTTATCACCATCATGGGTCACGTCGATCACGGCAAAACATCGCTACTAGACTACATCAGAAGCTCGCGCGTAGCAGCTGGCGAAGCAGGCGGCATCACGCAGCACGTAGGCGCCTATATGGTAAATAAAAACGGCAAAAACATTACCTTTATCGATACTCCGGGCCACGAAGCCTTCACGGCTATGCGCGCAAGAGGCGCCAAGATCACCGATATCGTCATCATCGTGGTCGCAGCCGACGACGGCGTAAAACCGCAAACAAAAGAGGCCGTGAGTCATGCAAAAGCCGCCGGCGTACCGATCATCATCGCGATAAACAAGATGGACAAAGAGGCTGCAAACCCAGACAAAGTAAAAAGCGAGCTAGCTGAGCTAGATATCTTATCCACCGACTGGGGCGGTACGTACGAGTTCGTACCTATCTCTGCAAAGATGGGCACGGGCATAGACGATCTACTAGAGATCGTACTCTTGCAGGCTGAAATTTTAGAGCTAAAAGCAAACGCGAAGGCAAACGCCAAAGCCGCTATAATAGAAAGCTCGCAGCAAAAAGGCCGCGGTCCAGTTGCTACGGTTATAGTAGAAAACGGCACTCTAAGAGTCGGCGATATCGTGGTCGCAGGCGTCGCATACGGTAAAATAAGAACGATAACCGACGACCAAGGTAAAATTTTAAAAGAGATAAAACCTGGCGAATGCGGCGTTATAATGGGCCTTAGCGAGATTCCAGAAGCTGGCGAAACGCTAATAAGCGTCAAAACCGATAAAGAAGCCCGCGAATATGCACAGAAAAAAGCTGAATATCTACGCCAAAAAGAGCTCAGCAAGACTACCAAAGTAAGCCTAGAAGAGCTTAGCGAGAAGATCGCCGAGGGCGAGCTAAAATCGCTCCCTGTCATCGTAAAAGCCGACGTGGGCGGTTCGCTAGAAGCTATCAAGGCGAGCCTAGAAAAGCTTCGCAACGACGAGATAAAAGTAAATATCATCCACTCGGGCGTGGGCGGCATCACACAAAGCGACGTGGAGCTAGCCAGAGCGAGCGAAAACTCCGTAATTTTAGGCTTTAACATTAGGCCTACCGGCGAAGTGAAAGAAAAAGCCAAAGAAAGCGGCGTCGAGATCAAAACCTACAACGTCATCTATAACCTAATTGACGACGTCAAAGCGATCCTAAGTGGCCTAATGTCGCCTGTAATCCACGAGGAGCAGCTCGGACAAGCCCAAGTACGCCAGGTCATCAACGTTCCTAAGGTAGGTGCGATCGCAGGCTGCATGGTGACGGAGGGCACGATAAACCGCGGCGCGAAAATTCGCCTAATCAGAAACGGCGTGGTCGTACACGAGGGCACCGTAAGCTCGCTAAAACGTTTCAAGGACGACGTGAGAGAGGTAGCGCGCGGCTTTGAGTGCGGCGTAGGTATTGACGGCTATAACGACATCAGAGAAGGCGACTACATCGAGAGCTTTAAAGAGGTAGAGGAGCAAGCCAGCCTATGA
- the lpxC gene encoding UDP-3-O-acyl-N-acetylglucosamine deacetylase — MKQTTIRSTVEGVGIGLHKGEPIKITLEPLGANSGIIFYRKDLGVSFKAEPKNVINTQMATVIGGKEGYISTIEHLLSAINGCGIDNIRIVLDANEVPVMDGSAISYCMMLDEAGTAELEADKKVIVIKRPVEVNKNGKFARVTPSNNPKFDFTIKFAHPIIGEQNYVFEFSKQAYIEEIARARTFGFLKDVQMLRAQNLALGGSLDNAVVIDDNKILNPEGLRFENEFVRHKILDAIGDLSLMGAPLMADYTSFAGSHELNHELTLAILSDDKNYEIITLKGDFAREYQKVFA, encoded by the coding sequence TTGAAACAAACAACTATAAGATCAACCGTAGAAGGCGTTGGTATCGGGCTTCACAAGGGCGAACCGATAAAAATCACGCTTGAACCGCTCGGGGCAAATTCGGGAATAATATTTTACAGAAAAGACCTCGGAGTGAGCTTTAAGGCGGAGCCGAAAAACGTAATAAACACCCAAATGGCTACCGTTATCGGCGGCAAAGAGGGCTACATCTCAACGATCGAGCACCTCCTTAGCGCGATAAACGGCTGCGGCATCGACAATATCCGCATAGTCCTAGATGCCAACGAAGTGCCGGTAATGGACGGCTCGGCGATAAGCTACTGCATGATGCTGGATGAAGCCGGCACGGCTGAGCTAGAAGCAGATAAAAAAGTAATCGTAATCAAGCGCCCGGTAGAAGTAAACAAAAACGGAAAATTCGCCAGAGTAACGCCGTCAAATAACCCGAAATTCGACTTTACTATCAAATTTGCCCACCCGATAATCGGCGAGCAAAACTACGTGTTTGAGTTTAGCAAACAGGCATACATCGAGGAGATCGCGCGCGCTAGGACGTTTGGATTTTTAAAAGACGTGCAGATGCTAAGAGCGCAAAATTTAGCCCTCGGCGGTAGCCTAGATAACGCCGTGGTTATCGACGATAATAAAATTTTAAATCCTGAAGGTCTACGCTTTGAAAACGAATTCGTTCGCCATAAAATTTTAGACGCAATCGGCGATCTAAGCTTGATGGGCGCGCCATTGATGGCTGATTATACAAGCTTTGCGGGCAGTCACGAGCTAAATCACGAACTAACCCTAGCTATCCTAAGCGACGATAAAAACTACGAGATTATCACGCTAAAAGGCGATTTCGCGCGCGAGTATCAAAAGGTATTTGCATAA